The Dioscorea cayenensis subsp. rotundata cultivar TDr96_F1 unplaced genomic scaffold, TDr96_F1_v2_PseudoChromosome.rev07_lg8_w22 25.fasta BLBR01001757.1, whole genome shotgun sequence region cattcaacgagcattcaagattggaactcaattaaagacatcaattaaagaaacataatagaaatattaaagaaacaatatcatcttagggtttacaagtccaagtacccactaggggtttagctctccgtggagcaagatacaatcattaatgaaatcgaaagtaagaacatgcaatccataaggaaaacccccttggtattcgtatcgatggtcttgtggagtggccgcatcttctccaaattttccctcgtcaagcctagggcacacctcgccgaatcgatgttgacgaaagctcccccaataactcacTTCTGAAGGAATGCGCTATTGAAAgacgtagaaccactccaaaagccttgccaaagcccctctaaacgtTAGCCGCAAACGTCTCCAAaaatggtgaagagatgggcaaaagatgggaaaaagatttttCAAATAGGCTAAAaacgcgacttaaatagggctggaatcgggcatccacacgggcatgtggaatttccacacacccatgtgaatctgtaggaattgatttttcagcggcctataaacagtaactactgCAGTGGTTTGCTACATTGGCTTGCTAaagtaacctactacagtactctgccaaaatactcccgaattcataattttcatcgaggccacatgaatgtgcacacattcatgcggtaaatcgcgttgcttcttcaacaaaatcacatttgacgataatcttgctagcattgcacaagtcggaacacatgagtgtgactgcctttgtgcccctccaatttgcatgttcactcgagcacaacagaggttggcacacactcatatgtttttgagcacaagttgtgtcttcacatttgttcactccaagatttcatcaacaacgtgcattcatgatctactttggcttctttcttccgtacttgtctccacaaccctacatgcacaaaagtaacacaaatacacatgtataagcgatataatctgagaaaagtaacgctcattgtaagaaaataatacttcgtattactaatacacaagcagtTATCAAAGGGCATAAATGTCGCATGCTGcttattggtttttttaattgctttCATTATTACTTCAGAGTATATTTGATCAAATGCATATTAAGTTTGCAACTACACACATTTTCTTACAAATAACTTAGCCAATCAAAAGTAAGTTGACTTAACCAAAGTTGTTCTAGGAAGGCTCCTTGTCCTCTTCAACACTACATTACCACTTTCGATAAGTTTTCTAGTTATAAGACTATACTTTGGGATGTAAATGGTACACTATTACTTGCAAGTTACTTAAGCTCGATTTCGGGGAAAACTCAAACTCAATTATGGTCAAGTAAAACTTGAGCTCGAATAATCGAGCAAGCCAAGTTCAAGCATCTTAATACTTGACTCTAGTGCTTGCGAGCTTAATTGAATAGTTGtatttgcatgtatatatacaatatatattactTTGTTGTAAAATTAcgtttatgtatatatactagAGTTCCAGCTCAACTCAAGCTCAAGCATAAAAATATCAATGATTAAATCGAGTTTATTAACCAATATTAAACTTAATCGAGTGAGCCCGATTTATGTATTGAGTCGAACTCAAGCTGAGTGTCGAGTACTGAGTTTCCAACTACTCAGCACAAACTCAATCGATTACATGACTATACCTCTAACCTTCGTTGTTAAAAGCTTGAGTCAACTTCTCTTGCGGTATATAATCTAACCAGCACATAGCCTCTATCTTGTGTACcaataattaaaattgtaaGTAGTTTTTGAATAACCTAGATTAATCCCCATAAggataaaaaatataacttaaaaaataatagcaatttacaattaaatttaccaaaatataaatttaaaacttactagtactaactactATCCattgtatttctttatttttgaaacaaagcaTGAAATTTGTTGAGAAACGTTTGATGTAATACATATGGTAGGCATAAGGAAGATTCATCCAATAACCAGTTACTTTAAAAGCCCTTGTGAAAGCCTGATAATGattagatataaaatatattcctTCAAGTGATATCATGTTTGTGCTCAAATGGCCTAAGAAAAAGTGCCATGGATCTAGAGTCTCTCCCTTAACAAGGGCAAATGtaattaaaaagatattattattattactatcaGCAAAGtccctttatatttttatacatatgtAAGTAGTCTATTTGCACTACTCATttacaatatttgaaagcctccaTCTACTAGGgaaagctatatatataaaaaaacaagtctaTAGAAGGCACGAGTAGCGTGTACCTATTGGCTTCCGTCATATGTTGGTTGAGTCCAGAGATCAAATTATTGTCTCAAGTTACAAACTGATGTAACACTAGTAGCCATTTTGGTATAGCTCATTGTATGGCTCCTCCCTATTGAAGAATGTTGCTTCAACTGCTTTTTGTTTGATACCACACACTTTTTTATATGTCAATGCTTATCGGTAATGATTCATGATCTTAGCTATCAGAACAGATACATTAATGGATGCCATTTCTTTGCCCATTGCCTCTATGTGCTAAGAAATTATGTTTGAACCCAGCTTCGAACAATCTTGGAAGAAGATTGCTAATGGCACTTATAAGGATTATTGTGTTTCATCATCTCCCAAATCTGTTTCTTCTGCTATAGGATGCATGAACCCTCCAACTACATCCATTTCCATATGACTTACATCTTCTTGAATGTTGAGTCAAATCAGATTCAATTACTTTATATTCCCTTAATTTATGATGGTAGAAAATCCTTAATCACTATTACAATATCGTCTTTTTATTCCAAAACTATGTGGCTACATGAAATTCCCTATCTGTCATTGTACTTCTTAATATACTGGCATATAATAAAGGGTACTTCGGGAGTTCTAGTGTGGGCATTGCTTCTGAATCAAATGTGCTTATATATACTGGAGGCTCAAATAGTAACATCATCAATTATTCATTGTATATCATCCCATGTCCTCTATTTTGCTAAGAACCTTTTAAATCCATTAACTAGTCATGTCGATGAAGTCCTCTCCCTTCCCATATTATGCAAAATAATGCCATCTTTGTTGATTTATTGTTGAGAAGAACCATCGATCGAAGTTGTAACATCAAGCTCTTGGTATAAATCAATAACttgaatatttggaaaattttagTGGCAATCAAACATCATTCAAACATCTCGGTTGTTACATAATTTGAATGATCGATAGCTATTCTTATCATAACCTGAAGAAATTGCCAACCAGTATTTGATATGCATTCTTTGACTATCAGctacttttatattttctgcAATGACTCtctttaaaatttctaaaaagatatcatttctataaaaatttatattgatcgtatgagaaaaatataataatattgtcACTTGTAGTGATAGAACCATTGTAGTTACCAAAGCAAGTGACCTTTTTGCCttttataaaacaaagaaagtaaaatTAGAGAGGATAtaaggcaaaaataaaaattagatgaCAAGGTTTATATAAGGAGGTTTTTTGCTCTGGTGAGATACAATGCATTACAATTTTTACCCATTGTAATTTAACTATTTGAATTTGACCATTAGGTGGGAATGGAAATGGTAATATATTtaccatttttaaaattaacaggGAAAGTACCAAAAAAACCCTCAATACTTTCAAGAATCCCTTTTAATCCCCCCAATGTTTGTGTTTCCTCAGGGGTCCCTACTTTTTGTGCAAATTTCGTTTCAGCCCAAAAGCAATTGACGGAGGGGAGGGAGGCATTAATTGCGTTGTGCAATGACCTTGCTACCCCTATGTGCTTTGAATTAAATGCGGTTGAATTCGGAGTGGCTGTTTTAACGCTTTTACCCCTGCTTTTCCTTGGGAACCGCTGGCGGCATGGCTTGGACTGCGAATCGTTGGGATTTGGGAATGAAACCCTATCTTCCAATCATCACATCCAACCGGCACATCCTTTCGCCGTCTTCTTATATCGGTGGAAAAAATTGAAATCATTTTTTCGCTCATTTCCTCTCTTGCAAAACCTCATCTTCGAGATGGCCGGCGAGTTTCATCCCCGGTTTCCATTGCAGAGTTGTTCTTCGTCAAAGATCTCCGGTGACATTTTGTGGAATCTTGGCGATTTACCTCAAGGGAAAAAGGCCGCACGAAGGTGAGAAGACATATCTGATTGCAATGGAAGAAGGGTTATCTGTGTGGCCTTCCTTATTTTCTATGTAATGTTGTATGATTCCTTTAATAATATCGACATTCTTGTGTAAAGTTTGTCGCTTTTCCTATGTAGACTGTCTAGTTTGATGTGTgtactattatttttatctctttgtGATTGAGTCTGTGTTTgtccttttttatataaatcagaAGATAGCAACAATACTTGTAAAAGCTCGGTGTTATCTGGGCCCAGTTGTTGAAACCATTGCAGagttgaaaaaacaaatgaacagGCGGCATTGGGAGATACTCCGTGGTACGCCTTTTGCCCATTTTATGGACGTCACTCCTGTACTGCAAGAGCAAGGGGTTCTTGATGCGGTATTGCAGTTGTACGATGCGAACCGCCAAATGTTTACGATAGGACAAAGTATGCTCCCGTTTAGAACAGAAGATGTCGCTCTCATCCTAGGCCTTAGTTGCCATGGAGATTCTGTCTCTTTCAAGCACTAGAGGGTCTAGTTAGAATTTTAGAAGAACTCTCTACATAAAATGCACAACCGTCACCGAGATGCAATCAAAGATAACCTACTAAGAATTGTACGCAGCAAACATGGCGATGAGGAGATCTTTGTGAAACTCCTGGTGGCGTACTTCATGATGACAATTCTATTCCCCAACACTTGTCTAAATGCGCCACCATTTGTAGCAAGGTACGCCGACGATCTAGGGTCACTCGGCCATTATGCATGGGCGCATGCTACTCACAAGTGGATGATGGAAGACATCCCTGCGACAGCCGGCCGTGTCAAGCTTCGTTGTAAGGGAAAGTGCCCTAGTGCAGGATATTTGAGAGGTTGCTCCATTGCTCTGATAATTTGGCTTTATGAGGTGACGGGCAGtgtgaagaaacaaagaatAGGCCAGTCACCGCGTCTCATGTGCTATGGAGATTCCAATTTCATCAAGTCGGCGTCTATCGAGCCGCTGCTGAATTCAATCAAAGGGAGGAAAGTAAGTTAATCCTATTGCTGTTGAAAATGATTGGTATTTTGGATGAATGTATTATTTCCAGTGTTTTACAATGTTCTACTGCATACATTACTCATTTTATGTGTATAATGTTACGTTCCTATGTATAGTACTACATTTGTTGTGTATATTTTATTGGTTTCTGTGTATATTATAGAATTCTTGTGTACAATATCGAATCCTAATGTAACGATGTTTTGTGTTTACTTACCAGTTCTCGGTGCTTGTACCAGCTAACAACGAGGAGAATATGTTAGTTGGTAATATTAAGCATGATCAGAAGCAAACCTCTGGTAGATCATCACCATCGGGCTACTATACAAGGCAATCCCGACAACAAACAAGGGGCCCGGCCGTTAGGAAAAAGCCAAGCGTTGAGCTAACCAAGAAGCGACGCCAGAATCAATCCCCTCCAACCACCCTTAAAGAAATTGGCTGTCGACAGTCATCGGTAAAAATGCCGGAGGAGGTTCCGCAAGGTGCCGATGACATGCGGCGTTTATTGCAACAAGTATTATCAGAGTTCCGTGACCTGCAAGCTCGTATAGACGAGCGTGAACACAAAGATTCAAAGCGGAAAAGGTCCGAGTCACTGTCATGGCCCAGGGATTCAGTACCCCCTATGAAGGCACCGGATATCAGTCATCCCCATTCGTCAGGACCTTCCCCTACTCCTAGCTTTAGGTTTAAAAGGGTGGCACGTCATTGGAAAAAGAAGCGTACAGCCAGTGCGAAAATTCCTACATAGCAGGATGAAGAAGCTTCCGAGGATGTTCACATTCCACCAACCGGTACTCAAGAAAAAGAGGCAGAAGCTGCATCACATATCCCCGGTGATGAAATTCCAGCTCCTGAAGCCGGAATAGATGATAATCTGACTCATGCCCCGCCTGCTCAGGCTACCACGGGTGAAATTCCGTCTGACATCCTACCTCCTGAAGCCCCAGTGGCCACCTAGATCCCAGTAAAGGCTGAAGATGCTCCACCCAAATGTGTTACACGACGGATGGCTGCCCAAGATGCACATCAAAGCATTCCACCTCCGAAAAGAGTTCCACCAAAATATACCCCAGTGAAGAAGACACCTCCAAAGCAGGTTCAGCCAAAGAGAGCCCCACCACCCAAAAAAGCCCAACCAAAGAGAGTTACAAGGAATAGGGTCCCAGCACAGAAGGACAAACCGGCTGAAAAGGTTTCCATCGTGAGTGACGACTCCGAAGATAATGAGGAGGCAACAGCATTACGCGCTGTAGGCGCATTACTTCAGTCCTTGAACAGTTTGAGAAAGGAAAAACCGAGAGAAGTGCCGCTTATGACATTGGTCAAATACAAGCCTCGAGCAGAAGCGCATGTGTACTTTGAGGAGCAAAAGAAGGCTCAGACTGAGTTCCTACCACAGAAGAATACCTATCCGGGATTTGGAAAGCTTAAGCAATTCGAAAAAGCATCCCTCACCATCTTCCTCAACACACACGTCGACGGGTACTTTtcttctatgtatatatatatatgtgtgcatGTTTCAATTGCATATTAGACTGTGTATGGATATTACTTTCTAGTgtatataatttactttattgTATATAGATATTTCTTTCCTGTGTAAAGATATGTATttcctgtgtatatatattactttcatgGGTGCATATTTAGTTTTGTGTGTACTTACATATGACTTTGTGCTTTTTTTATCTAGCTCCTTCATATGGAGGGATGATAAAGACTACGGGTATACCACCCGTGGCCATCTGTTTGTCCTCCTCGATGGGAAGGAAAATGTCAACTATGATGTATTGGATGCCTTGATACTCATGTTCCATGTGGAATTGCTAACAAATCCATTGACATTCAAGAAACATGGAGTTGTGACACGGCCCCTAGCTCTTGCTATGCAGAAATTGCAATTTGTAGCGGAACAGACAGTGTACATGATGGAAGATGTCGTATACAGGTACAAGGAAGCTGACCTTATACTTATGCCAATCTTGCTTCATGGACATTACCATCTGCTCGTTTTGgacaatgagaagaagaagtacATGCACTACTCGTCCCTCACGTTAGACATTCACGATTCTGACGCCTCGATATGGTACGTATGAAAAACATATTCTGGAACAACTTTACGCTTTCATACGCTTTTCTATTTAGTGACTAACAAGTTCCATTAAACTGTTCAGCGGGATTTCTTTGAACTATGCATCGAGGTCAACACATCCAGTAATCCATTTCGACACTTCCCACTAGAGCATGTCCGTGACTGTCCCCAGCAGGCACCCGACACCGTTGATTGTCCGGTGTTTTGCATGCGATATATAGAACAGCTTCTAAACGGGGAAGAATTGTCTATTTCATAGTCGGACGTTCAAGTCCTCCGTCTCCGTTATGTCGCCCGTATACTACTAGACGCAATGAAGAGAAGAATAATACCAAGCACTAGTATGAAGACTGACGCCGAAGGTCAGAAGGAGGCCACGGGTGAGAAGGAGGACAGCCAAGGTGAGAAGGAAATGGAATGTGAGAAGGAGTCCGCAGGGGAGAAGGACGGCCAGGTGACAAAGAAATAGAGGGTGAGAAGGAGGCCACCGGGGAGGACACCGAAGGTGAGAAGCACACAGAAGATGAAAAGGCCACCGATGGTGAAAAAGACGAGAATGAATCAACTACTGAAGATGCTCCCCCCCATGAAGTGAGGCAGGAAAAGGAGAACCAGGAGAATGGCTAGACATTGAACACCGACACTGCCGTCGACCTAAACAATTATCCAGCTGTAACTGCGCAGGAATCTGACAATGCTGTGGCTGATGATGTTGACAAAATTATATAAGGTACTGGAAACAAACATGAATAGTTATGATATTACATGTTAATTCTTGCGTTTGTAATGACTATGCTTGTTTGTAATTGGAAATTTCGTTATGTAATTACATTTCATACATACGAAATAGCCATAAATTATGGATGTAATACAACGAAAAATATATTCCATACATAGTAGTGCCAAAGTATACATAAACAAATTCATTTCAtacacaacaaaatttaaatatacacAGATTGAGGTTtacacacaaacaaaagaaataaaacaggTAAAgcgaaaaaaattaaaaaggtccTACTAACGAACATGCGAAAGAAAAATTAGATATTATACGCTACCGTTAGCTTTAGCATGGTCAATCCGCAATGACTTCATTACATGATCGCCGATAATGACCACTTTCGTGGCACCGGCTATAGTGTAATTCATGGACATCAAAGGCTTGTGACTCTATTCTCTTCCTCCTTGGACGACTTAGCCGTTTCTTTGATATTGGTGGCCTAAGTCGTAGTTGATGGTTGTCGTCAGATGGTTTGTCATTGTCAGGAACAGGGGATATTGGATTCGCATACGCCCGATGATACCATTCCACTGTGAAGTAATCATCGACATAAGAATAGACATTCGTGTCTATTTGCATAATCGCGACACAGGCATGCTTGCATGGTAGGCCATGTACTTCCCACCTCCTACATGAACACTGACGAGACTGGAGGTTAGCTGCATTGTTTTTATTGTCAATGACTTCGTATGTCTCTTCGGTAGGCCGCCCTACTATGAGGAAACGACTATCATCAACCATTTGATCAACCTTTTTCCGTATTTCAGGATATAGGTGTGTATCCCACCTGTTGGATTGTTCTCGTCTTTCGGCTaacatattcataagtttaaacctgAAAAAAGACAGTCAGTTACACAGGTAATCAATATGTATAAACACGGTGAagtaatatttatacatataaacatAAATGTATACACAGTTCATATAAAACTATACGCAGGAATCCTTTATTACACACAGAAACACTTATATATTACATCAAACACATAACCATACACAGTAAGCAACTAACCTGATAGAATCAACCATGCTTGTTGTTGGTAGATGCCATGCCTCTTTAATCCAAGCATTGAAGGATTCTGCCATATTGGAATACATCTCGCACCATCGCAAtcctttaaataaaaagttcgACCAATGATTAACGTCGGACTTATTCATCAACCAAGAGTGTGCGTCGGGCGATA contains the following coding sequences:
- the LOC120256962 gene encoding uncharacterized protein LOC120256962, with amino-acid sequence MKIAYAYTSKEFDDAVRELTCLSPDAHSWLMNKSDVNHWSNFLFKGLRWCEMYSNMAESFNAWIKEAWHLPTTSMVDSIRFKLMNMLAERREQSNRWDTHLYPEIRKKVDQMVDDSRFLIVGRPTEETYEVIDNKNNAANLQSRQCSCRRWEVHGLPCKHACVAIMQIDTNVYSYVDDYFTVEWYHRAYANPISPVPDNDKPSDDNHQLRLRPPISKKRLSRPRRKRIESQAFDVHELHYSRCHESGHYRRSLPYIILSTSSATALSDSCAVTAG